CGCCGGGGCACAGGCGATGGGGCTCTGGCCGGGGCATTCGTGTCGCTGGTGCAGCGGCGGCCCAACCTGGTCTGGGTGGGGCTGGATGCGGTGCTGGCGAGGCAGGCGGCCGGGCGGGGGGGCACTCGCTGCGTGGATGCGATGCGGTCTATGCTGCCGTGGCGCGGCGATTTGGCAGTGTGCTGGTGACGCTGGGTCGAGGACAGTTGGAAAGGGCGGCGGTGGCAGTGGAGACGCAGACGCCTCGCCAGGCCATGCGCCACCTCGGACGTTGACGGTCGTGAGCGTGTCGCTCTGTGTGGCGAGTTGTCCAGAGCGGAGGTCCGGGGCGCTCCCCTGGCGCTGATCCGGACCAGGACGCGAATCAGGGCTGGCCGGGACAGGGTTTCCTGCGGAGGCACGTATGCAGTGCGTCAAGTGCGGCACGGAGAATCCACCTCGGGCGCGGTTCTGTCTCTGTTGCGGGGCAGAGCTGGCGCAGGTGTGCCCGCGCTGTGGCAAGAGCCTGCCGGAAGGGTCCAGGTTCTGCCTGGAGTGCGGCACCAGGGTGGCCCAGGCGGAAGTGGTGCAGCTCGGCGGATCGACCGCTCTCACCACGGCCATTGAACGCCTCATCCCCCGCGAGCTCGCGCAGCGCCTGCTGGCCACGCGCGGGCGGGTCAGCACCGAACGCCGTCTGGTGACCATCCTCTTTTGCGACGTCAAGGGCTCTACCGCGATGGGCGCGACCCGCGATCCGGAAGAGACGCTCGAGATCATGCGCGGGGCGTTCGATTTCCTCATCCCACCCATCTACCACCAGAAAGGCACGCTGGCCCAGATCATGGGCGACGCCATCCTGGCCTTTTTCGGCGCGCCCATCGCTCACGAGGATGACGCCGAGCGAGCCATTCGCGCCGGGCTGGATCTGGCACTGGTTCGACTGCCCACTCCGAGTCCAACAGCGAGGAGGCTCTATCTGCCTGTGATCTGGGTTCGCTGATGCACCAGGTTCGTTGACGGCTTCCTGGGCCCGCGGCAGGCGTGAATAGCCACGTTCGGCCGGGGCCGGGTATATGTAGGGGAGGTCCGGAGGTTCGTGAAAAAACCAATCCGGCGGGAGGGCAAAATGCGTGGGTTCCGGGGCAGCGGCAGAGAGTCGGTTTTCGTCATCAACTTTGGGCGACATCCCGCGGCCGAGATGTGCACCTTTGCGAAGGGGTATGGGCGGGCGGCATCAACACTATCGCGGGAGTTGCTTGCTCGGGAGCATGTCGCCGACTACGACGTGTACCCGGCTGTGTTCCTCTTTCGGCATGCGCTGGAGCTGTACCTCAAGGGCACACTGTATTTGCTCGGGCAATTGGGTGGGCTTGAAGGTCACTCGGACTCGGTCACGGTGCCGAACCATCACCGATTACCACCATTGACCGCAGAATGGACCCGCAAGCTCGGAGAGCTGTTCCCCGGCGACCAGGAGCTGGCCGGCTTCACGTGCGCTGTGACAAGGACTACGAGCGAGTTTGCTCGGCTTGACCGCGACTCGTTCTCATACCGCTACCCGACAGACCCGAAAGGGAACCCCTCAACACCCGAGAACCAATCCGTGAGTCTGGAGGCGATGTTCAGGGTCATGAGCCAGATTCTGAACTCATTTGAGGCGATTGATCTTATGTTGCGTGCGAGACTGCGGGAAGCGACGGACTCGCGGTGCGCTTTGGACCGGTGACTCAGGCGACCTCGCAATTGGCCGCTGTCTCGCGTGGTAGACAGGAATCGGACAACAAGTTGCTGCGTTGCAAGGCGATAGCGCCTGCGCCAAGGAGGTAGCGTGTCTCCAGTAGTACCATTCGCCCGACGTGTCGGAGCGTCAAAGGCGACCCATCCTGTCGAAAGAGAGGTGCCTGACACAGCACGCATTGGACTGGGGCACATCCTCAACGAATTGGTGTCAGATGAGTACCTGTCTGGGTGGGATAAGGTGGCCGACGTGGCACACTATGTTGCGAGGACTCCAGTGGAGGAGATTGACGCTTTCGCCTCAAACAAGGATTCGGTCCTTCGTCTGTTGCGTGAATTACCCTGGCACAGTGTATACGACCTGATTGAGCGAATCCATCCCTTGATCCAGGCGAGAAGAGTGTGGGACGGAGACTCTGAGACCTGGCTTGAGCAAGGGACTCTGGAACAGTCGAGGCAGCTGTTTTGTGAGCGTGTCAATCAGCTTTGCTGCGACGAGAATCTGGCGTTCGACTTTCGGGATGGAGCTTTTCGGCGTCGCTTGCGCCCCCAGACCGACAAATCGCTGTCGGAGGCGGGATATGTTCTTGCGGAACCCCAGTACAAGAAGGCGCTCGCGCATATCAGGAAGGCCCTTGAACGGTTCAACAGACGTCCGGACCCTGACTATGAGAACTGCGTCAAAGAGGCCGTGTGCTGCATGGAGAAGGTCGCCGCGGTTCTGCTTGGTAAGAACGGAGTCGGCGAATTTGACACGTTGGTGAGGACAAAGCGAGGGTGCGAGGCTGGCCAGATTCCACCAGCGCTGGCAGAGTGCCTTCTGAAGTTCTGGGCGTTTCGTGGCTCTGCCGAAGG
This genomic interval from Chloroflexi bacterium ADurb.Bin180 contains the following:
- the cyaA_2 gene encoding Adenylate cyclase 1; translated protein: MQCVKCGTENPPRARFCLCCGAELAQVCPRCGKSLPEGSRFCLECGTRVAQAEVVQLGGSTALTTAIERLIPRELAQRLLATRGRVSTERRLVTILFCDVKGSTAMGATRDPEETLEIMRGAFDFLIPPIYHQKGTLAQIMGDAILAFFGAPIAHEDDAERAIRAGLDLALVRLPTPSPTARRLYLPVIWVR